The Akkermansia sp. N21116 genome includes a region encoding these proteins:
- the trpA gene encoding tryptophan synthase subunit alpha, whose translation MNTIHPLHQAILDAHEQKRKAVIPFLTAGFPTPDTFWSVMENMDQAGVDIIEIGVPFSDPVADGPVIENASRNALENGISLRWIIDGLKQRRGKFRAKIVLMGYANPFLQYGPDKLALDAAIAGISGFIVPDMPLEESGIFRKPFDAHNLALITLVAPNTTEERMREYAAISKGFVYVVSVLGITGGKTSLTDTVIETMRRARACFDIPLALGFGLQNPEQLEELPFDAQPNAAVLGSALIRHIEAGHLAGDFLRPWVKR comes from the coding sequence ATGAATACGATTCATCCGCTTCACCAAGCCATTCTGGATGCCCATGAACAGAAAAGGAAAGCAGTCATTCCTTTCCTGACAGCCGGATTCCCTACCCCGGACACCTTCTGGTCCGTTATGGAGAATATGGACCAAGCCGGTGTTGACATCATCGAAATCGGAGTTCCCTTTTCCGATCCCGTCGCCGACGGCCCCGTTATCGAGAACGCCTCCCGCAATGCTCTTGAAAACGGCATCTCGCTCCGCTGGATCATCGATGGGCTCAAGCAAAGGCGCGGCAAGTTCCGCGCTAAAATCGTTCTGATGGGATATGCCAACCCCTTCCTCCAATACGGGCCGGACAAACTGGCTCTCGATGCTGCCATCGCGGGTATTTCCGGTTTCATCGTTCCCGATATGCCTCTGGAGGAAAGCGGCATCTTCCGCAAACCATTCGATGCCCACAACCTGGCTCTAATCACGCTCGTCGCTCCCAACACGACGGAAGAACGCATGCGTGAATATGCTGCCATATCCAAAGGATTCGTGTACGTCGTCTCCGTCCTTGGCATTACAGGAGGCAAAACCAGCCTGACAGACACTGTTATCGAAACCATGCGCCGTGCCCGAGCCTGTTTCGACATCCCGCTCGCTCTCGGATTCGGTCTCCAAAATCCGGAGCAACTTGAAGAACTCCCCTTCGACGCCCAGCCCAACGCCGCCGTTCTCGGCAGTGCCCTGATCCGCCACATTGAGGCAGGGCATTTAGCCGGCGACTTCCTGCGCCCCTGGGTAAAACGCTAA
- the trpB gene encoding tryptophan synthase subunit beta yields the protein MNKKGYFGNFGGQFVPEALMPLLTELERAMGTIMQSPEYKTAYQDLLVNYVGRESPLTFCPNLSEKLGIRLWLKREDLNHTGAHKINNALGQALLAKMMGKTHLIAETGAGQHGVATATAAARLNMRCTIFMGAEDVERQATNVMRMKLLGAEVFPVETGSRTLKDAINEALRYWIAHQHDTLYCFGTAAGPHPFPILVRELQSIIGKEARAQMLKRAGKLPDYVVACVGGGSNAIGILHPFIKDTDVKLIGVEAGGTGEPGCQNSAPINLGSPGVLHGHITMLLQTGDGQIMPSSSISAGLDYPGVGPEHAHLAETGRVHYGIVYDQDALEAFSSLCREEGIIPALESSHALAWVLKNAETLPEGCDVLVNLSGRGDKDLGIVSQYIQF from the coding sequence ATGAATAAAAAAGGATACTTCGGCAACTTCGGCGGCCAATTCGTCCCGGAAGCACTCATGCCCCTTCTCACCGAATTAGAACGCGCCATGGGGACCATCATGCAAAGCCCCGAGTATAAAACGGCCTACCAGGACTTGCTCGTCAACTATGTCGGCAGGGAATCCCCTCTGACTTTCTGTCCCAATCTTTCGGAAAAACTAGGCATCCGCCTATGGCTCAAACGGGAAGACCTCAACCACACGGGAGCCCACAAAATCAATAATGCCCTTGGACAGGCCCTCCTCGCCAAGATGATGGGTAAAACCCACCTCATCGCCGAAACAGGTGCCGGTCAGCATGGTGTCGCCACCGCCACTGCGGCAGCGCGCCTCAACATGCGCTGCACCATTTTCATGGGAGCTGAAGATGTTGAACGGCAGGCAACCAATGTCATGCGCATGAAGCTCCTCGGAGCAGAAGTATTCCCCGTGGAAACAGGATCCCGCACACTCAAGGATGCTATCAATGAAGCTCTGCGCTACTGGATCGCCCACCAGCACGATACCCTGTACTGTTTCGGTACGGCAGCCGGGCCCCATCCTTTCCCGATTCTCGTTCGTGAACTCCAATCCATTATAGGCAAGGAAGCCCGTGCCCAAATGCTGAAACGGGCAGGCAAACTGCCGGATTATGTCGTCGCCTGCGTCGGCGGCGGCTCTAACGCTATCGGTATTCTACACCCCTTCATCAAAGACACGGATGTCAAACTCATCGGTGTCGAAGCAGGGGGCACCGGAGAACCCGGATGCCAAAACTCCGCCCCGATCAACCTGGGGTCCCCCGGAGTCCTGCACGGTCACATCACCATGCTTCTGCAAACCGGAGACGGGCAGATCATGCCCTCAAGCTCCATCTCCGCCGGACTGGACTACCCGGGCGTCGGACCGGAACACGCCCACCTCGCAGAAACGGGACGCGTTCACTACGGTATCGTGTACGACCAGGATGCGCTTGAGGCATTTTCATCCCTTTGCCGGGAAGAAGGCATCATCCCGGCTCTGGAATCCTCCCATGCCCTGGCCTGGGTTCTCAAAAATGCCGAGACTCTCCCCGAAGGATGCGACGTACTCGTCAACCTCTCCGGACGCGGAGACAAAGACCTAGGCATTGTCAGCCAATATATCCAATTCTGA
- a CDS encoding phosphoribosylanthranilate isomerase, giving the protein MNQSLRIKVCGITHQSNLDTCMGMGAQFCGFIFHSRSSRYISPNRAAGLQSAHLKRVGVFVKQDEQEIKRIMDIARLDFAQLHGPQSIACAKGIGADKIIRVLWPQQYASVRELQADMERHADSCSWFLLDAGFHGGGSGKPLDWNALNTLQSPRPWFLAGGLSSASLAQALTSCKPDGVDLNSGVEWAPGHKSASSILSAMRAIDPYRHRQLTPITTHE; this is encoded by the coding sequence ATGAACCAATCACTTCGCATCAAAGTATGCGGCATCACCCACCAGAGCAATCTGGACACCTGCATGGGCATGGGCGCCCAATTCTGCGGTTTCATCTTCCACAGTCGCAGTTCCAGATATATCTCCCCCAACCGGGCAGCAGGGCTTCAAAGCGCCCATCTCAAACGAGTCGGTGTTTTCGTCAAACAAGACGAACAGGAAATCAAACGCATCATGGACATCGCACGCCTAGACTTTGCACAGCTTCACGGTCCCCAGTCCATCGCCTGTGCCAAAGGCATTGGAGCAGACAAAATCATCCGTGTCCTCTGGCCGCAGCAATACGCCTCCGTACGGGAACTTCAAGCCGACATGGAACGCCATGCCGACTCCTGCTCATGGTTCCTCCTGGACGCTGGTTTCCACGGGGGAGGTAGCGGGAAACCACTTGACTGGAATGCTTTGAACACGCTGCAATCTCCCCGTCCCTGGTTCCTTGCAGGCGGACTTTCCTCCGCCTCCCTCGCCCAGGCTTTGACCTCCTGCAAACCGGATGGAGTCGACCTCAACTCGGGTGTCGAATGGGCACCCGGCCACAAATCTGCCTCTTCGATTCTTTCCGCCATGCGGGCTATCGACCCCTATCGTCACCGTCAACTTACCCCCATCACAACACATGAATAA
- a CDS encoding indole-3-glycerol-phosphate synthase, which produces MLLDNFKKAKEPEIRELRRLERAGLLPVPRQGRRPDFLQALQAPPSDQSLAIIAEFKQASPSRGIIAEGLSPELVAEQYAHAGASCISVLTEEQFFKGELGFLDRMAAPGVPLLRKDFIMDPLQVTATAATAASAMLLIVRFTPDAGLLRTLREQAESFGIHAVVEIFDEADLILARQSGARIIQVNARDLDTLKTDRQICLDLVRFRQDGEIWIAASAMEQPSHLTAAAQAGYHAALIGTALMQNGKPGDNLSSLIANLH; this is translated from the coding sequence ATGTTGCTTGATAACTTCAAAAAAGCCAAGGAACCGGAAATCCGGGAACTCCGCCGTCTGGAACGGGCGGGCCTTTTGCCGGTTCCTCGGCAGGGCCGCCGTCCGGATTTTCTCCAGGCCTTGCAGGCTCCTCCTTCCGACCAGTCCCTGGCTATCATCGCGGAGTTCAAGCAGGCTTCTCCTTCCCGCGGAATCATCGCCGAAGGGTTAAGTCCGGAACTCGTCGCCGAACAATACGCCCACGCCGGAGCTTCATGTATTTCGGTATTGACGGAAGAACAATTCTTCAAAGGAGAACTGGGATTCCTGGATCGCATGGCAGCTCCCGGAGTTCCACTCCTGCGCAAAGACTTCATCATGGATCCTCTGCAAGTGACGGCCACAGCCGCCACAGCTGCCTCGGCTATGCTCCTGATCGTCCGTTTTACTCCGGATGCCGGGTTGTTGCGGACCCTCCGGGAACAAGCTGAAAGCTTCGGCATCCATGCCGTTGTCGAAATCTTCGATGAAGCAGACTTGATACTTGCCCGCCAATCCGGAGCGCGCATCATCCAAGTCAATGCCCGCGACCTCGACACGCTGAAAACCGACCGGCAAATCTGCCTTGATCTCGTCCGGTTCCGCCAGGATGGAGAAATATGGATCGCCGCCTCGGCCATGGAACAACCATCCCACCTCACCGCCGCCGCACAAGCCGGTTACCACGCAGCCCTCATCGGTACGGCCCTCATGCAAAACGGCAAACCGGGAGACAACCTCTCCTCCCTCATCGCCAACCTTCACTAA
- the trpD gene encoding anthranilate phosphoribosyltransferase, with amino-acid sequence MFLLIDNYDSFTYNLVQAFYTLGRNPVVLTNDDPRILELATDPELTEVCLSPGPSHPANAGLCLEFLKRLPAHIPVLGVCLGHQLLGHFAGAEVSRAPYVMHGKCSDIDHDEQGLFEGISNPMKVGRYHSLVVQSPENAPNPRFTVTARGPENEVMALRYNDRPWVGVQFHPESILTPEGLTLLANFPNTILPDQHRERRVSNILDTLAEGNDLSAEIAASAFASLMDGHMTSSQAGSFLMGLRMKGETPLELACAMNIGLNRAVRVNGIEGKAIDIVGTGGDGRSSFNCSTVTALTMAGMGYKVIKHGNRAVSSTCGSADAIEALGLPLDTTPDQVKDMLSQRNFTFLFAPNYHPAFRNVGLIRRELGVRTIFNLLGPLLNPARPSHILLGVARPELVGLIAEALKKSHFEKAAVVHGAGGYDELTPIGPAMVAIVRNGKREDITVEPSSFGIAPCTPEELTVRTKDAAVRVLHELLEGRGTRPMQDMVALNLGLAIYLMEDDQSLPLCIARAREAVTAGVGRKPLHVA; translated from the coding sequence ATGTTTCTACTCATTGATAACTACGATTCATTCACTTACAACCTCGTCCAGGCATTCTACACGCTGGGCCGAAACCCCGTTGTCCTCACCAACGACGACCCCCGTATCCTAGAACTTGCGACGGATCCCGAACTGACAGAAGTCTGCCTTTCTCCAGGACCCAGCCATCCCGCCAACGCCGGATTATGCCTGGAATTCCTCAAGAGATTGCCGGCACACATCCCGGTACTCGGAGTCTGCCTCGGACACCAGCTTCTGGGGCATTTTGCCGGAGCGGAAGTCAGCCGCGCCCCCTATGTGATGCACGGTAAATGTTCCGACATCGACCACGATGAACAGGGCTTGTTCGAGGGAATCTCCAATCCGATGAAAGTGGGCAGGTACCACTCTCTTGTCGTCCAATCTCCGGAAAACGCACCCAATCCCCGTTTCACCGTCACCGCCCGAGGCCCGGAAAACGAAGTGATGGCTCTCCGCTATAATGACCGCCCGTGGGTTGGCGTCCAGTTCCACCCGGAATCCATCCTGACTCCGGAAGGTCTTACCCTCCTGGCCAACTTCCCCAACACAATCCTCCCCGATCAGCACCGGGAACGCCGTGTCTCGAACATCCTTGATACACTGGCCGAAGGCAACGACCTGAGCGCGGAAATAGCCGCCTCCGCCTTTGCCAGCCTGATGGACGGACACATGACCTCCTCGCAGGCAGGCTCCTTCCTGATGGGGCTGCGCATGAAAGGAGAAACACCTCTGGAACTAGCCTGCGCCATGAACATCGGCCTCAACCGTGCCGTCCGCGTCAACGGTATCGAAGGTAAAGCCATCGACATCGTCGGCACAGGCGGCGACGGCCGTTCGTCCTTCAACTGCTCCACCGTCACTGCCTTGACAATGGCAGGTATGGGTTACAAAGTCATCAAGCACGGTAACCGAGCCGTCTCGTCTACATGCGGTTCCGCCGATGCTATTGAAGCTCTGGGGCTTCCCCTTGACACCACTCCGGATCAAGTCAAAGACATGCTCTCCCAGCGTAACTTCACTTTCCTCTTCGCTCCGAACTACCACCCGGCCTTCCGCAATGTCGGTCTCATCCGGAGGGAACTGGGAGTCCGCACCATATTCAATCTCCTGGGTCCTCTGCTCAATCCGGCCCGTCCATCCCACATCCTGCTGGGAGTCGCACGGCCGGAACTTGTCGGTCTCATCGCCGAAGCCCTCAAAAAGTCGCACTTCGAAAAAGCCGCCGTTGTCCACGGGGCCGGAGGCTATGACGAACTCACTCCCATCGGTCCGGCCATGGTAGCCATCGTCCGCAACGGCAAACGCGAAGACATCACGGTCGAACCCTCCTCCTTCGGCATCGCACCATGTACTCCTGAGGAACTCACCGTCCGAACCAAGGACGCCGCCGTCCGCGTCCTCCACGAGCTGCTCGAAGGCAGAGGTACCCGCCCCATGCAGGACATGGTAGCCCTCAATCTCGGACTGGCCATCTACCTGATGGAGGACGACCAGTCCCTGCCCCTCTGCATAGCTCGTGCCAGGGAAGCCGTTACAGCCGGCGTAGGAAGGAAACCGCTCCATGTTGCTTGA